The following DNA comes from Quercus robur chromosome 1, dhQueRobu3.1, whole genome shotgun sequence.
TATTCATGTTGAAACATCtgctggtaaaaaaaaaatagagtatcCCGAACATCTCACTTCTGTTATTACACAATCATTGAAGCAAAAGCAGGAAAAACTCCCCTCTCAAAGTAGGGGTGCTAAGCTAGCATCTATGCTGTCATTCAGAAGTCACCTACAAAATCAGGACAAATATAAGTAATGAGACTCACCAACGCCATTTTACTTAtaagattgtaaaaaaaaaactaaaaaaaacaaaaattgtccCATGCAGATATATATTAATCATATCTGACCAATATCACCAGATCAAATCGTGTTATTGACAGAACTTTCCATGGAAAATAATAGGTGACCATATCTAACCCAAAGTATATTTGCCACTACATCCCAAGGGAAGCTTTATGCCATTTGATACTTCACACTACTTATCACTCCTAATTTCAGATAATAGTTGAGTAACCATGGCAGTGGAATGTCATCTAAAGTGAGTAATCTATCATAAAAACTACAGATTGAAGTAAATTAATTAGCACAGACCATCACCATATCAATTTCCAACTTTCAAGTTTAAGCCAAAACATATGTCATCTAAAGTAAAAAACCTATCACAACAGGTACAAATTGAAGTAAATCAATCAACATAGGCCATCGccatatcaatttcaaacttcaaTTTTAATCCAAAACATGTGATCATATGCAACTCCTTCATCAAAAGACATGCCACATATACAAACAAAGAAGAGTACCAGGATATTTCAatgaagaaaaacttaaataagaATACATGAACATAAACTTCAAGGGACTTTAAGGAAATCACTAGACCTAAAAAGTCTCATACGAtgcatataaataaaattagcaaATAGTTTTAATTCAATCGTTTGAAGTCCTCTACACAATTCATATCCaagtattttctttaaattagaGCTGTGTGTGTCTAATTATAGTACAAATGATGCAAGAAATATGCGGAAATAGATATGTCATGTTGCGTCCATgccaaaaaatcaattagtatGAGGTCTGCAACTCATTGTTTTTGCTGGGGAGTGAGTGGAGTTTTCCATGACTGAACATTTTTGATCCATAATTGGTATAAACCAAGCTAAAAGATAGAGAGATTCATACAAAGATGCAAAAAAGTCACCTCAACTAACTGAGTCTCTAAAGTCGCACAAATATACAAGCATGAATTGCTAACAAGGAGGTGGGAGGCCAAGTGGGTCTGGAAACCAGagcctcaccctccaccttgctcttaAAGAGAAAGAggtgtcatttgagctagagctcttGTTTTAAGTAAATAACAGAGTTGAAAAGGATGCTCTAATAGTGACAACATAACCAAGTGAGTGCCAATGGCTCCCATAAGTCACATGAGTGTGTCACTCACTCTGTGTTACCCCAAACACTATCAGAACATGTTAACCATATGCAGACTTCTAGTGCTGTGCTGCTTACCACAACCAGATACATTCGAAACACAATAAGCACCACCTTTACCAATTCATAACTCAACTCTGTGCCCGTTTGGTACAGCTTATTTTTGTAGCTTATTAAAAATAAGCTATTgaacccccaaaaaataaaggcTTTAAAAAAAGTGTGGTTTTCAGCTACTGAACAAAATGGGCACCAAGTCATGATCCTAACCAATTCAGTTCCACTACTTCTACGAATTTATATGTACCAAAGGTCCAAATCTTTAATTAACATAAAATCATCTCATCAATAAGCCACAATCAATCACTATATATTAATCTTAGGTCTAGATCAATGCAGAACTAGTAAATATCGCAGATTCGAGCTACTTAAATCTGCAAccaaacaattaatatttaatcGTAGATTTCAAATATGAGAGATTTCAATTTTAGGAGTCAATATGaaatctagggttttgtagattGGAGAGTAGTGTACTTCTTGTGCCTCTGAACGAAGGGTGAATTCTTGGCATCTTCCTCTGCAGGTCAAATTAATCGGACGGTTAAAAATCTGGAgctaaataaaatgataatgataataacTAGGGattttgaaatggtaaaaaaaaaaaaaattagatatataCCGGTGAGGCCGAGAGACATCTTGGTGATGATGGCTCCGGTGATGGCAAAGCCGACCAGGAAAGGCCAGTTGCGGTTCCACTCGCGCTTGAAGAAAACAGGCCATGGATCGAATTTCggcatttctctcttttctctttcgctttcttttttctctctcttactctCTCTTTAGAGTGCGTGGCCACTAGCTATTTGTAGTCCTTGATCGTAAGCAAGAAAAAAACCCACAGCTTTTCCGTAATGACAAATTCGGGctctagttttttattttgtcattttagacCAAAGGTTTTTATGAATTATAACAATCtcatccttttttctttttttttttggttagataattaaaaatgagttcAAATTATAACAATCTCATCATTTTATATACTATCTAATAagaaattgtcacatcaattttttacttaaaattcaatacattctACTACACCTAATAACATTGCAATAAACTcttaatttggttggatttatatatgtttattagAAACTAGTATGTAAAATAGCCTTATAGCGTATATGATGaagctctctttttcttttctttttgatctagtgtcataatttttcatttatttcaatttttaaacaacatatccccccccccccccccaaaaaaaaagaagaagccttAGAGCTATCATTTAGAGagattaaattgtttagataattaaaaaaagtgaaaagattTGCTGCAAACTAAGTTACAGCAACTCTTGCAAAAATGCACACATGTCAATGCCTCAAATAGGCACATATCCAAacttatatttaaatgaaaacttCTTTGTCAAGATTGAATTTTTCACCAAATGGCCACTTGACATGTGTACATCTTGCAAAAGTTGTTGTAACTTAGATTGCAACAAATCcttacccaaaaacaaaaacaaaaaaagtaaactaTTTTTCAAAGTGAactgagaattttttttttattatttaaattcttggataagtttgttttgaaaacatggatTAGTAGGAGAGTATCATATTTTGTAGGTattttaagtggagttggaGATATATTTGTACCGAGTTGTCCCTAAATTTTGTCTCAGGTCTAGGGGTATTtctgaattataaaaaaatctaattcaaAGAGGGAAATTCTATTATAGATAGTACAAATGATTGGGTGTAATTGTggttattcttaaatatgtgataagatgatgtaATATATTGGGATTGGAGaggtaaaacatgagttttacactaCATCGTTACAGAAATTaatctctttaaaaataaacatagcttcttttttttagggaaaaaaaatagacataATTAATAGTTACAACTCCCACTATAAAAATGAACATGGctagatatttttaaaatataaccttggattgcatatttttttaggtttttaacacacatgtcaaattttaacacacatgactaaattttaagaaagaaacCCAAGGAACAGCATCTAAGGtacaaattatacattttatcTTTATGAATTATTATGAATACAATTTAATCTATAAATTTCTTCAATACatccattcaatttttttaatccagTTTAATAAATTCAACTATTGAACACTTGATTTCAACTTTCCATTCAATTTATATATTGCATAGTTGATAGCatgtagtaataataatattattagtaaatgtaataataataaattagaaaTGCATAATGgctaaataattataatttataaccaaaaaaaccacccaaaaaaaaatcccttggTAGTACATTACcctattgtaaggactcaatttgtaacgatcccaaactggtTTATTGGGTTCGAATGTTAAAggccaaaacaataaatttatagaaagTGGGTTGAAAGGCTGGGttttggtcaccggacagtggttagtcatggtgttcatggtaATTGCACAAGGATGAATCTAGCATATCTAATAAGACTTTTTCCCCAACACGGCCTGAACGGCTCCGGTCCttagacctcgtccgaggagtttCGTGTTCttgttattttccttttttaggaTTCAATGGCCTGGGAGACGatatattcccccccccccccttccctgaattgcttctctttcctttttatactagcatttacCCTTCCTCCAacatccacgtgtaggttcaacttTCTAGGGTTGATACTTGttctatcagcccatacccaaaatgattgggagtggttgtaaaagctgaaaagtattGCTCTGTTAGGCgtagagtacttaattgcagtaatgatagcctttcccttgtcctttgtcACCACACTATTCAAGGgccctttccacattaatgcggaggtgttTGGCTTCTCCATGCACCGCTCCTATACTATACTCGCCCTTTTTTCTAGAAGcgccttgggatgccgaggacagcatcgtcctcggctttatcttctaggccatttggactttcgttgcatgtcctcggcaatgtcTTTCCTCGGCTCGAGCCTTGGgtcctaatgtaaagtgggccggggtcacaaattctctggccccacacctatattttttataaaaaaaaatcaaaaaggatAAAATGGATCATTAAACTAATAGTACACGTACATTAGTttccttaataataataataataataataagcttGCAATGCATGGACGTATCACTAGTTTCtattgaaaaaacaaattgagtGATGCTAagcataaatttttattatataatcataatatgtcattttagaatttgtaaaaaaataaattgtgaaaatgtGGACTtcttgtaaaataattttggaaattggaagtgattttaaaatttatgccAAAATATAAACTACGTGCGTGCCGTGCACTTAGGCATATGGTATTTGTTGTTTTGCTTGTGAAATAAATTTCAtactaataaaatttgttaattatttcaaagattttatttttcaagtatATTTGATACAATAAATActcacaaacaaaataataacaatacaaataattataagcttataaaataaaagtatgaaaaaaaaaaaacagttaaaaaCCAATAATATTTTGGTAGGATATGACTAAGACACGCTTAAGagatttgaatttaaaactCGTTGGAAATAATGCATAATATAgcttagaaaaagaaaaaaagaaaaataaagacttTCTAAAAAAACTGAAGACACTCATTTGCTTGTATAATGACTTGGGAGATTCATTTGTGGATAGAATATGAACGATTTGAGCAATTATGATAATTTATCTGAACGTCTCCTATCAAAACTATTATCACCTTAACAAGCAAATATATGACTTATATAAATGTATGTGTATGGTGATGTTTATGTTATTCATGTCTTGTTACTTGTGAAGTAAATTTTCATAGTACAAATTAACttagatattatatttttcttaaacatTTGAAACAAAAGGTGTTCATgttgcaaaataaaaatgaatataatgtagcaaaaaataaataaatacaaaattctgGACGATATATCCAACAACAAATTTAATACAAATTGGATTATGATTGAACGTCTAACAAAACACCTTGGCACTAATGTaacatttattataaaaacaCATTAAAAACTTATATAAACATGTCTAAtggtgtttatttatttatttttatactattaCATTTGAAGTAAATCTTCctacgtttaaaaaaaaaaattattagattaaaTATAATAGTAACATAAAAAAAACCTCACCTCacttcataattttattttattttttattttaagaatactaagtattaaCACACATACACGGGGAGAAGAgagaagatttttttaaaaaacttatagtggtgtatatccaaaagagttgtaattttcatgcATAGTGTTTCATGTTGTATTGCTCTTTGTACTTCATTTCAGAAGAAggattttaattacaaaaaatgtaCTCCATCTAAGATATTTCTCTATAGAATTGCTTTACCTGCATGCAGAGAGATTGAAGATTCTGCATCAATTTATGAAGCGAGGTTGGTATGTGATTTTCTGACCTTGGCGGGCTGGGcttctttcttccctttgtttCATGAGACCTTTACCCATTCATGGATTTGGGTTCCTCCTTATAACCCTTGATGGGCTTGGGCTTCTCCTCCCTTTCCTTTATTTGAaggcccaaatattttttttttctatagttCAATCCTTTGTGCAGTTTTGGGCCTTGGCGCAATACTGTgaattttttagacctcaacactaAGTTTGTTCAAACTTTGtaaaatttagggtggtcacaaatttttttaaaggtagaaatcattaaatttttaaaatttatatataataatttttttttcaggtcagggtgtcCTATGACCACCATGACATCAATGTGGAGCTGCCTCTGATTTGGTATCCAACAAAAAAGTTAATACAAAGTGGATCATGATTGAACGTCTATCAAAAAACCTTAACACtaatgtaatatttattataaaaatacaatgaaaACTTATATAAACATATGTCTAGtggtgtttatttatttttatactattaCATGTGAAGTAAATTTTCttacaagtaaaaaaatatttattaaattaaccTTGCTACATGTATTAAGGACTAGGCCAAAAGGATAAGACATATATGGGCATTGTCCTTGACCAAAAGCAAGTCCACTGAAACAGTGAAGATTGGGCAATAACCTTGAGCCATGACTTTATCAAACCAACGATTAAAGTTGTCAATCAAATTACAATGAACTCTTTACatctctttaatttctttttcttttacaaatgtTTAATATTATAGGAAAGAAAGTTCAAATATATCAAGAATCTCGGTGGACTGATATGACTATTTTAGCTttaatttcttctattttatgTTATAATACATAGATTTGGCAAAATGGGCCAAAATTTGCTGATCCGACCCAAACCCGCCTGTTTTGACTCGACCAAAACTCGCCCATTTTATCCTAAATTAAAAACAGGCCaactaacccgtttcatctaattttttttttgtgggccAATCCAACCCAACCAACCACCGCTAGCTTAAAATCCTGAGTCCATCTCTGATTATAAATGAATGatgtaaaaaaagaatttaatagAATGGAtagattataaatatatttcattaaaaaaaaaaaaacttgtttaatGGATAGAatcattttgtttatatatataatggatagaatcatattatatatatatatatatatacatgaacatttaaattaattcctcgatttttttttttaaatcacatcAAACCATTGATTTAgtataaaaacactaattataaaaagataaatagttgggactaatgcaaatcataaCTTAATTATACAATTAAGAATATCAAAAAGAAGATAACACCCAAATAGATATATAATGAATAAACATTTTTAATGCATTATCAAGGATTTACAACAACCAGTTGTTTCCAAAAGGAAGAAGTCTGAGTGTAATAATTAGAGATAGATTGATCAAGTTCCTAGTATAGATGGTAGAACTTTGATACAATATGGAATGAATTATGCTAGGGACACAACTTTTGGCACAACTTTGTGAGTTGTGATTGGTAAGGGTGTATCACCACATGGCCCACTAACATACCCTTACCAATCATAACACGCCATATagcgagttgtggcacaaagttGTGCCAAAAGTTGTGTCCCTAACATAATTCATATGGAATTCCAAAGTAGAATCATTAGTACAATTGTAATGATTGGTCAAGAAATCCTGAGCAGCTTTGGCAGTTCTGAAGGCATGGGAAGAGACTGTTAATAGTGGTAACAAAGGTATTAATGAAACAAGTTAAACTCTTGGATTGAATGCTTTCCCATTCTTCAAGTCGTGTCTCAAATTCTTTAAGATGCGTCTCAAAAGAAGTAGCACGAATGACAACAAGATCAACATCAGCAGTAGCATCATCATCAGCTTTTGATATTCTGATATGGTGTCAGATTCAACAAGAGTTGGTGGCAATTTTAGAACAACACCAAAGACATATCTCCAAAATTTCTGCCTCTAAGGAATACAATCATATTTTGAGACCAAGAATAGTGATCAGAGTCATCCAAGATAATAGTGATAGGATAAGTAACTTCATGTTGAGGAGCCATGGAAGACATAGAAGTCATTAAAAAGGCCAAAATTGGCAATTAACCCCAATTGCccaactatatagttagtaggcaCTATTTCGAAGTATATTTATTACTAACATCTTgagtctaaaagactcgatCTAGGGCTTATAAATCCAGTCTCAAATACTCGGTTTCCATGTTCTGATCACGTCTGATTTTGCGTTTTTTCCATGTGGCGTCCACCTAGAACTCGAGTATTAAAGACTCAAGTTATATCTTGACCCTTTGAGCATTGATTTGTGTTGTTTGAGAATGACATGGTTGATCCACGTGGAAGCCACTTGGAAACCGAGTCtctaaaattcaatttcataacGGGCTTATCAAATTTCCTAAGTCATAGACACCAGacactctcactcaccctctccactctccactctcactcacccttTCCACTGTCACTCAGTCTCCACTCTCAGAGGCCTATACTCTCAATTCCTCACTCTTATTCTATCAAATCCTCACCTTCACTGAAACCCACGCTAGGTAATCCATTTCTTAAAtgcttgttttgttttaagggtttaaattttttttttggtttttgttttggtcgGTTCTCAAAAGGTAGATTTGGGTTTGTCAAgaatttgggtttttctttatttttttatgactttAATTATATGTTGATGAATATTGAATATTTGTAGACAAGGTGTTTGTTGAAAGGCTTCTTAGAGAATATATGGGTTTTTTTAAGGTCTgggtttgtttatttgttatgGGTTATTGAGTTCTtgtaatgggtttttgtttatgACTTTGTGTGGATATTGGGTTATTGAGTTCttgtattgggtttttgtttcttGAAAGGCTTCTGTTTGTTAGTAGTTTATTGAtcaatacaactatatatttaaacaATAGTCCTTTTGTTTATACAATAAAAagattaggtttttttattcattaaggGAATTCAATGAATCCAATTCATAATATAGTTATATCCTGTACATAATTCGTATctttgtttaaactttaaatgtTTCCTTGTACATACTTCTTACATAATTCGTAATATACCACAATCCATCAtcataaatcaatcaaataggCACATCTCATTGTTCATAAAAGACACTATAATTCATCAAATGGCAGAATTTTGATAACTTGCccaattcaaaaattttagttgCTAGACCTAGTATATCCAGCCTTTACCAAGATCAATCTTTACCACCCCATTTTTCCCTCAATTAATATAAGGACCTAAAAACCATGTTGGAAAAAGTTTCATATAGTGTTAGCTGTCTCAAGATGCCTAATTCAACTCAAGACACTTTTTGACCAATATATATTATCGTACATccaatatatttcttttcttgctaATAAAGCTTAATGGCTGTTTAAATTATAACGTCAATGTTTATTGTTAAGTTCGAAAAAGTGAATCGACACGACCAATTGCCAATAGAGTCATGACACGTGGCACACCTAACGCTGACATAAGGACACACGTCCAAAGAATAAGTATTAGGCTATATAGTACTCTGGACGACCTTTGGACAAGGGGGTAACTGATGGTGAACTAAGAATCGATGCTCCATACTTGTCCATAAGAGTCATCCAGGTCAGGAAGATAAGAGTAGCTATACTTAACGAAATAGTCGTCCATAGGCTTATGGGTTGTCCATGAGGATTGTACCAGGATGATTCTCAACATGGAAAAATCCCATAAAGATTTATCTTTATGAACCACGTGTTATTATTTCACGACATGAATAAGATCCTGATTCATCGCTATAACCTCCCCCTCAGTGCTCAACTTCCAATGACAGTTATAGGAGAAAAAGATCAAATATTATAACTCCTGTAGCGGTTGAGGAAGTTAACTTTGAATCCTCCGATCTCCTCAAACATAGGAGGAGTTACAAGATAAATAACCACTTCAAGAACACACTATATAAGCACCCATTCACATCAAATGAAGGTAAGCTTTTCAGACAACTCCAAAAAAGTTGGAACTCcaaaatttaagagagaaactaacttaagcatcgaaGGGTTCTTGGCCTGTTAGCCCCGGTCTCCCTTGATCCTTCGTTTTCCTTTTTAGGCCTTCTAAGTAGTTGTTAGATCATTGAAGCCCGGACCATTCAACCTACTGATTTTTTGTGCATTATTAAGGCTTATTTAGCCCAATGCTTGACAACTACTCAACAGATAActtatctatcaagatttacgAAAATCaactttttggatttgatttcaCACCAATCTGTGTATATTTGTTTAgactttcttttttcacaaccctaagcatatataatgattattttaagggtcgtcacaGCTAATGCGActtaatgcaaaagtttttcacaagtatattgtgactggagacatatgccctagttgatctttctcttgaagaagctgctacgtttgtacaccgtagggttttgtaaccaaagagttttgtgatcttcatcgtgttgatgaactgaagaactttgcagccaacatccttctcaagttggtggttagtcatgtactaggagccgtgcattgaaaatgagagattgttactacagaacaagtccaattgggtattggagtaagggttcaactgtaggtttgTATAAGGTACTATGATTCcattacttgtaaccgcttgttgttataatagtggattctcgggagtggtggccttaaaatcacccggtggggttttgccttggaggttttccccattcgtaaacaaatcactgtgtcaactttattttccgctgcatattaacttagttggtgatttgtttgtgctaccacgcatattgcatgttaattgaattaattaattggttaatttataacaaggggtcaatacattcttgacctATCAGAATTGgtgttttttgaaaggaaattcaattCTCTACAATATTTCCAAAAGTAGAGAAAACTAAATTTCAATGTTTCTTAAGCCAAAAATGCGATTCAAGTTGCTGCTGAagataataatgtttttttgagctttttttttttttgaattttttcatggattatatctttttctctccaaattgtttttcaaaagagcagataagatgccataaaggaaaacattttttattaaaaaaataaaatgaaatccaatcaaaattcacacttaattaattttaaattaattcttgtgagaaccaatcaaaattaaatgtttaaaatagGACATGATCGGGCCTATCATGTAGGTAAGCCataattattgaaaattgtttgtatgATAACTTTTGATCAGGTGGTCCGATCAAAGCCCATGACATACCATTATGATCGTTCGAGcatcaagatttgttttgtatcacaAATCTGAAGATCTACCTATTGGTTAAATGCAAGTTGTAAAATGGGGCGTCTACAATGCGCGTTCCTTAAAGAAATatatgaaagaaattaaagGTGAGGTTGAAATAGAAGGGCTATTTTACACAAATAATTGATTTGTTTCTAGAATATAAGAAGTTGTTCATGAACTagaaaaccaaaatagaaaagacCAATGTACATTGACATACACATTCCATTGAGCAAGAGCAAATTTGAGCAGagcaaatagaaaaaatgatgataatggtGAAAAGAAGATTAACACAGAGTTGAGAGAGTTAGAAAACTGAAGAAGAAgcaatttaaatttgaaaccaTACTTAGAGTgcggtcctattttgtagatagTGGTTCCAAAGTTGATTTTGATAAGAATAAGTggttatttttttgagaatgatgaataaagttttgtttttttatttgcaCGGGATGggataagtaaaaaattaaaaaaaaaaaaaaaaagtattttgagCTCATTTAGAAAACATGCTTATTTCAAATGTGTTTATCTATAGGAGTTAAAATTGTATGAGTTTTAtaggagtaaaatgtgggagAGTGGAAATCAAATGTGtatatctatttatttaatttttttaaaatactaaacgtgagatgtttttatttttatttttaaataaaatattagaaatgtGTGTTAGAATAAGTGGGTTAGTCATTAGTGGGAGcgttcctattttgtaggcaattttttttttcaaatttatctaaaattcaggattttaaaattagtaattttacatatttatccttgttagttgaaaacttgtaagtgagtatgatgagggtattttaggCATTAAAAGTGAGGAATCCAAACTGGGAAAGCCCCTTaattaatagtatagataattattcctcatttatttatttttacttaataCTACATGCCAAAACCAAAAGTGCATgcaacttttaattttaaagaataattattcataaaaaatgacTATTGCatgtaacaaaaatataacaaaactaaaaaataactaaactaTGAGAATAATTATTATAGTTTACCAAACATgccataataaaattttatcccTAATATCGGTcaattgcttcttcttttttaatggttataaatttttttactaaaataatcaaattcaagGTACATCGTTTGTCACATCTTCCATCGACAATATAAGAGATCAATTCCtctaagagcactagcattgggggTGTAACCCCCCCTCCccaattgctattttacaacccgaaacccaaaaatagAGTTACATCCAAGTATGAGAATGCAAAATGTTTAAGCATTTGTGAACAGTAAGTTTGCAtatttagagcatccacagccgGTTTTGctatctcatcttattttatcaTTCCAAAAAGCTacttatcaattataccataccattttacaatacacccaacatcccaaaactctattttttcccccattttatttaaatattcttttttattcctttttttactattttttttctcttccttttcttctctttctccctcaacctATAGCACCAGCCACCACTACCTTCGGCCCAACAAAATCCCACCGgaaccaaaaatccaaaataaaaaaaaacaaaataaaacccaccAAGTACCCACTACAAACCTAGCAAACCCATAGCAACCCAACCAACCAAACGCCGGCCACCAAACCCAGAAACCGGCCACCATGTCAACACCACCAAACATTGACGCTGACGTTGATGTTGACGACGACGAAGAAGACCCACCTCCCAAAAAGCAAAAGCCCCTTTCTTCTCTCACCACCACACcccaacagcaacaacaacaacaacaaccctcTCAAAACGACGATCCCACCCCGCCACCACTACCCCCGGCCCAACAAAATCCCACcggaaccaaaaacccaaaataaaaaagacaaaataaaaccCACCAAGTACCCACTACAAACCCATAACAACCCAACCAACCAAACACCGGCCACCAAACCTAGAAACCAGCCACCATCAcaacaccaccaaacccaccaaacGCTGGTCTCTATGCTAATCTCCACATCAGTCTCCACGCCGATCTCCACCGCGTTGACCTCCAACCACCACGCCCATCTCAGCCGCACTACTAGCCTCGCCACCACGCTGATCTAGAAATCCAATCTGACGTGAGCTTCGAGAGAGAAGTTTGACAatggcgagagagagagagagagaggggatgagaaacagagaaggaagagagagaaaagaaaga
Coding sequences within:
- the LOC126731329 gene encoding ATP synthase small subunit 6, mitochondrial — its product is MPKFDPWPVFFKREWNRNWPFLVGFAITGAIITKMSLGLTEEDAKNSPFVQRHKK